TCACGGCTCGACGCGGTGGATCGGGTCGGGTCACGGCTCGACGTCGATGATCCGGCCGGCCGGCGACTGCGTCGGCATCGGGCCGATCTGAGCCGGCCCGGTCTCCCGGGGCCGTCGGGCACCGGGGCGGTGGAGCCGGTGCCGGTCCTTCGGCGGGCGGTCGTTGGCGAGCAGGACCGCGAGCCAGGGTACGAGGATCATCCCGACGGCGCAGAGCGGCAGCCAGAGCCAGAGCAGTGGCGCTTCGGCGGTCACCAGGACCGCGCCGAGGATCAGGCAGACGCCGCGAATCGACATCATCAGGATGTAACGCCGCTGTCGGCTCCGGAGCTGGTCACTAGGGCTGCGCTCGGCGTCGGTGATGATGGTCGGTTGGTCGGATCGGCGCACCGGGTCCTCCTCGCGCGGGCGGCACGGCCATCGTCGCACCTTCTCCGGCCACCGGCCCAACGGCCTCGACCGTCGTTCACCCTGCGGTCCGCCGGATCGGCGGGCGGGGTCTGCTGGTCCGGCGAGATCGACGGCGGGTCGCACGTACCACGTACGTGTTACGCTGACGGTCGTGGGCAATCGGTTCAGCTTCACCGACGAAGCCCTCGGCAACCTGGCCGTCTACGGCGTCACGCCGGGCGAGGTCTGGGAGGCCCTGCACAGCCACCGCCGGGTGCTCCGCCACCTCGGCGACGACGCGATGGTCGTCTACGCGGCGCTGCGCAACGGGCGTCGGGTGGCGGTGCTGCTGGCCGAGTCCACCCACTCCGACAACGACTGGGACGTGCTGTCCGCCCGCGACCTCAGCGACGCCGAAGCGAAGCGCTACGACGAAGCCGTACGACGCCGACGACGATAGGAGGCGGTCGTCATGCACCGTGACGACGCGATCAAGCAGTTCCACGACGGCGGCGACCAGCTCGCCGACCTCATCGACGAACGCCAGCCCGCCGAGCTACCCGTACCGGACGCCGACGAGCCGATGGTGAGTCGGTCGGTCCGGCTTCCGTTGGCCACCTACGAGCGGGTGCGGGCCGCCGCCGACGCGCGCGGACTCGGGGTGACCACGCTGATGCGGCAGTGGATCGAGGCGGGGCTGGCCGACCTGGACGACTCCGCGACGGTGTCCCTGGCCGACGTACGGCGTGCGCTGGCCGCACTGGCCACCCAGCCCGACGCCGCCTGACGATCAGGCCTTGGTGGCCTTGGCCGCCGCCTTCATCTGCTGCTTGTGCTCCCGTACCCGGATCAGCGAATCCTCGTCGGTGATGTCGGCCACCGACAGGTGCACCCCGTCGCGTCCGAACTCGCCGGCCGCCTCCCGCCAGCCGGGTGGTCGCGCGCCGAACCGTTTGCCGAGCATCGCCAGGAAGATCTGCGCCTTCTGTTTGCCGAACCCGGGCAGTTCGCTGATCCGGGC
The sequence above is a segment of the Solwaraspora sp. WMMD406 genome. Coding sequences within it:
- a CDS encoding DUF3099 domain-containing protein is translated as MRRSDQPTIITDAERSPSDQLRSRQRRYILMMSIRGVCLILGAVLVTAEAPLLWLWLPLCAVGMILVPWLAVLLANDRPPKDRHRLHRPGARRPRETGPAQIGPMPTQSPAGRIIDVEP